Proteins encoded within one genomic window of Drosophila willistoni isolate 14030-0811.24 chromosome XL unlocalized genomic scaffold, UCI_dwil_1.1 Seg141, whole genome shotgun sequence:
- the LOC6648262 gene encoding ubiquitin-conjugating enzyme E2 N, translating into MSSLPRRIIKETQRLMQEPVPGINAIPDENNARYFHVIVTGPNDSPFEGGVFKLELFLPEDYPMSAPKVRFITKIYHPNIDRLGRICLDVLKDKWSPALQIRTILLSIQALLSAPNPDDPLANDVAELWKVNEAEAIRNAREWTQKYAVED; encoded by the coding sequence ATGTCGAGTCTGCCACGCCGCATCATCAAGGAGACGCAGCGCTTGATGCAGGAACCGGTGCCTGGTATTAATGCCATACCCGATGAGAATAATGCTAGATATTTCCATGTGATTGTTACCGGACCAAATGATTCGCCCTTTGAGGGTGGCGTATTTAAATTGGAACTCTTTTTACCCGAAGACTATCCAATGTCAGCACCAAAAGTTCGTTTCATAACAAAAATTTACCATCCAAATATTGATCGTTTGGGTCGCATTTGCCTTGATGTACTCAAAGATAAATGGAGTCCAGCTTTACAAATCCGAACGATCCTATTATCGATTCAAGCCTTGTTAAGTGCACCCAATCCCGATGATCCATTGGCCAATGATGTTGCCGAATTATGGAAAGTAAACGAGGCCGAAGCCATACGCAATGCCCGTGAATGGACCCAGAAGTATGCTGTCGAAGACTGA